One Littorina saxatilis isolate snail1 linkage group LG1, US_GU_Lsax_2.0, whole genome shotgun sequence genomic window carries:
- the LOC138970697 gene encoding aspartate aminotransferase, mitochondrial-like produces the protein MAVQAFRSSGVFARLLANNAPATAVQSRNVACWSNVEMGPPDAILGVTEAFKRDNNPNKMNLGVGAYRDDDGKPYILPSVLKAEEQILKAKLDKEYAGITGVPEFAKAAAELAFGVGNPILKDGLNVTTQGVSGTGSLRIGGAFFAKWYQPSKDFYLPSPSWGNHTPIFKHSGLEVKSYRYYDPSTCGFDFAGALDDISKIPEGSVIVLHACAHNPTGVDPKPEQWNELSAVIKKRKLFPFFDMAYQGFASGDTDRDAYALRQFVKDGHAVALSQSFAKNMGLYGERVGAFTIVCDSAEEASRVMSQVKIVIRPMYSNPPVHGARIASRILNTPELRTQWLGEVKGMADRIISMRTQLKDGLAKEGSSKNWQHITDQIGMFCFTGLKPDQVERLTKEFSVYLTKDGRISVAGLSSKNVGYLAKAMHEVTK, from the exons ATGGCTGTGCAAGCTTTTCGCTCCTCTGGCGTTTTCGCTCGACTGCTGGCCAACAACGCACCGGCGACGGCCGTCCAGAGTAGGAATGT AGCATGTTGGTCCAACGTAGAAATGGGACCGCCGGATGCCATTCTCGGCGTGACAGAGGCATTCAAGCGGgacaacaacccaaacaaaatgAACCTGGGGGTTGGTGCATACCGTGATGACGATGGAAAGCCATACATTCTGCCATCTGTTCTGAAG GCGGAGGAACAAATCTTGAAAGCCAAATTGGACAAGGAATATGCTGGTATCACTGGTGTCCCTGAATTCGCCAAGGCTGCTGCTGAGCTTGCTTTCGGAGTTGGTAACCCCATCTTGAAAGACGGCCTG AACGTCACAACACAGGGTGTCTCTGGCACAGGATCTCTTCGTATTGGCGGAGCTTTCTTT GCCAAGTGGTACCAGCCAAGCAAGGATTTCTATCTTCCCTCACCTTCCTGGGGGAACCACACACCTATCTTCAA ACACTCAGGTTTGGAGGTGAAATCCTACCGGTATTATGATCCAAGCACCTGTGGCTTTGATTTCGCTGGTGCACTGGACGATATTTCA aAAATCCCAGAAGGCTCAGTCATTGTGCTTCATGCTTGTGCACACAACCCTACAGGTGTTGATCCAAAG CCAGAGCAGTGGAATGAACTGAGTGCCGTAATCAAGAAGCGCAAGCTGTTCCCGTTCTTCGACATGGCCTACCAGGGCTTTGCCAGTGGCGACACCGACCGTGATGCGTATGCCTTGCGACAGTTTGTCAAAGATGGACACGCGGTAGCCTTGTCCCAGTCCTTCGCCAAAAATATGGGTCTCTATG GTGAGCGTGTGGGAGCCTTCACGATAGTGTGCGATTCAGCTGAGGAGGCGAGTCGTGTGATGTCACAGGTGAAAATCGTCATCCGCCCGATGTACTCCAACCCTCCTGTCCACGGCGCTCGCATCGCCTCTCGCATTCTCAACACGCCCGAGCTTCGTACACAGTG GCTGGGGGAGGTGAAGGGGATGGCAGACCGCATCATCTCCATGCGCACACAGCTGAAGGACGGACTGGCCAAGGAGGGGTCCAGCAAGAACTGGCAGCACATCACTGACCAGATCGGCATGTTCTGCTTCACTGGACTCAAGCCTGACCAG GTGGAGAGATTGACCAAGGAGTTCTCAGTCTACTTGACAAAGGACGGTCGCATCTCAGTCGCTGGCTTGTCTTCCAAGAATGTGGGCTACTTGGCTAAGGCTATGCACGAGGTCACCAAGTGA